A genomic stretch from Aquila chrysaetos chrysaetos chromosome 1, bAquChr1.4, whole genome shotgun sequence includes:
- the MRPS26 gene encoding 28S ribosomal protein S26, mitochondrial produces MLPALRRCRGAGPVLGAALGPAVLPGPGAVPGFCPGPGPGPAWGPRLIPARGRKTRHDPPAKSKASRLKVPPPVDPEELLVVIERYRQHRLVLGALRAEFRAEVLQKKREALLSQEDSAELMEEHRRLMAWNEAENARQRARRMERIRKEEEEQKRQKLQAVESKARLLEAFLKEKEMEVLQLQEEAKTFITPENLDARIEECLDNPRNYNFAIDKEGRIVKRTVLS; encoded by the exons ATGTTGCCGGCGCTGAGGCGCTgccgcggagcggggccggTCCTTGGGGCCGCGCTGGGTCCCGCCGTCCTACCGGGACCCGGAGCCGTTCCCGGCTTctgtcccggtcccggtcccggtcccgccTGGGGGCCGCGGTTAATCCCGGCGCGGGGTCGCAAAACACGGCATGACCCCCCCGCCAAGTCCAAGGCGTCGCGGCTGAAGGTGCCGCCGCCCGTCGACCCCGAGGAGCTGCTGGTGGTCATCGAGCGGTACCGGCAGCACCGGCTGGTCCTCGGCGCCCTCCG GGCCGAGTTCAGGGCCGAGGTGCTGCAGAAGAAGCGGGAAGCGCTGCTGTCCCAGGAGGACTCGGCGGAGCTGATGGAGGAGCACCGGCGCCTGATGGCCTGGAACGAGGCGGAAAACGCCCGGCAGCGGGCACGCAG AATGGAACGAAttaggaaagaagaggaagaacagaagaggCAGAAGTTACAGGCTGTGGAGAGCAAGGCCAGGCTCTTGGAGGCTTTcctgaaagagaaggagatggAGGTTCTCCAGCTGCAG GAGGAAGCCAAAACGTTCATCACTCCAGAGAACCTGGACGCGCGGATCGAGGAGTGCCTGGACAACCCTCGCAACTACAACTTCGCCATCGACAAGGAGGGGCGGATCGTCAAACGGACGGTGTTGTCTTAG
- the LOC115338883 gene encoding progonadoliberin-3, with protein sequence MAPRGSLLLLALLLLASAVPRCPGQHWSHGWYPGGKRDLAPPPGPAGLGPVLSLPPPPRAPLGGRSRCWGLRCAAAERHPPTDPPPGPTDRQTDPPATDRHPPPPPSRGINGAFPFP encoded by the exons atggcGCCCCGTGGGTCCCTGCTactgctggccctgctgctgctggcctccGCCGTCCCCCGCTGCCCCGGCCAGCACTGGTCCCACGGCTGGTACCCGGGGGGCAAACGGGacctcgccccccccccgggccctgCAG gtctcGGTCCCGTTCTTtcgctgccgccccccccccgtgcccccctgGGCGGGAGGAGCCGTTGCTG GGGGCTGCGCTGCGCCGCCGCTGAGCGGCACCCACCGACagacccccccccgggaccgacggacagacagacagacccCCCCGCGACcgacagacaccccccccccccgccaagccGAGGAATAAATGG Agccttccctttcccatga